The Polyangium aurulentum genomic interval GCTACAGCGCCGTGCGCAACGCGGTGGTCGATCTCGTCCGCAAGCTCGGTCCGCTCGTGAACGTGGGCGCTGCGCTCTTTCCGGTGAAGGTCACCGACGAGGACACCTGCCACGTCGGTGGTCAGGTCTTTCCCGTGAAGGGCGGCGATCCGATCACGGGCGAGGATGGGCCCACCACGGTGGGGCTGCGTCAGAGCACGCTGGTCACGCCGAAGGGCGGCACGCCGGTCTCTCCGACGCTGGTCGCGTTGAAGGGGACGCTCACCGCGTTGCCGGGCAAGACCTTCGTCGTGATCGCGACCGACGGCGCTCCGAACTGCAACGAGAGCGCCTCGTGCAGCGCCGACACGTGCATGGGGGTCCTCGACGGGCAGTGCGATCCCAGCGAGAACTGCTGCGCGCCCGGCGGCACGCACGGCCCGTCGTTCTGCGTGGATGAAGATGCGACCGTCGCTGCGATTTCGGAGCTCGCTGCGGCTGGCCTCGACGTGCTCGTCATCGGCATCCCGGGCAGCGAGGCGTACGCGGGCGTGCTCGACGCGATGGCGAAGGCCGGCGGGTCGCAGCGGGCAGCGTCGCCGTTCTACTACCCGGTCACCGATCTCGACGGGCTCGCCGACACGCTCTCGTCGATCGCGAGCATTGCCGTGAAGTGCGAGTTCGAGCTCGTCGATCCGCCGTCCGAGGAGGGCATGACCAACGTCTACTTCGACGAGGAGCTGCTGCCCTACGACGAGCCGAACGGATGGGTCTGGAAGCCGCCGTCGACGGTGGCGCTCCTCGGCGAGGCGTGCGATCGGCTGAAGGGCGGCAAGGTCGCGCAGGTGCAGATCGTGAGCGGCTGTCCGACAGGCGTGCCCAAATGAAGACGGAGACACTCGAGGTCGAGGTGACGCGGCTGGTCGAGCCCGGTCCCGACGCGCCTGCGATCGAGGCCATCGCGCGCGAGTCGTTCGAAGGTCCGTCGTTCTCGCCGCTCGAGGAGCTGTCGCGCGCGTGGGCTCGCGTGTGGATCGCTCGCGCTGGCGAGGGAGAGCCGGTCGGCTTTCTGGTCGCGTGGCACGTCGCCGACGAGCTGCACGTGCTCAACGTCGCGTCCGCGTCCGCGGCGCGTCGTCGCGGCATCGGCAGCGCGCTCGTGCGCGAGGCGATCGCGTACGCCGTCGAGAGCCGCGTCCGCCTGGTGCTGCTCGAGGTCCGTCGCTCGAACACGCCGGCCATCCGGCTCTACAGGAAGTTCGCCTTCCACACGTCGGGCCTGCGCGCGGGCTACTACGCGGACGGCGAAGATGCCGTCGAGATGGCGCTCGCGCTCGATCCGGACACTGGACAGTCGCTCGCTCGCGAGGACGAAATCTCGCTCGATACCTGAGCCTGGCCGTGCCGCTCGGTCCTTTACCCAGGCGCGCTTTGGGCTAAGAACGCGGCCGAGGCCAGGCAAGTGATCGAAGCGCAGACACGACGGCGGCTCTACACGTTCCCTCTCCACCGGCGCGACTCGATCGGCAGCGCGTACCACGTGCTCACGTTCGAGGCGAACGAGCCCATCGCCGCATTGCCCGGGCAGTTCGCGATGGTCCGATCGACGACGTGGGGCGATGCGCCTCTGTTGCCGCGACCGATGAGCCTTCTCACGGGCGGAACGCGCCCCTCGATCCTCATCAAGGTCGTCGGAGAAGGAACCATGCGCATGGCGTATGCCTCGAGCGGCGAGCAGTTCGAGCTGCTCGCGCCGCTCGGGCGTCCATGGAGCCCGCTGCCCGAAGGCCACCGCGCGGTGTTCGTGGCCGGAGGCGTGGGCGTCGCGCCGCTCGTGTTTCTCGCACAGGCGCTCGGTGAAGCGCGGGCGGGCGGTGAGATGCCGCTCGCGCTCTACGGCGGTCGCACCCACGCCGATTTGCCGCTCGACGCCGAGCTCGCCGCCGTCACGGAGCTGCGCGTCGCGACGGAAGACGGCTCGCGCGGCACGCACGGACGCGTGACGGTGCTGCTCGAGAAGGCGCTCGACGAGCTCTCGGGGCGCGCGATCAAGGTCTACACCTGCGGCCCCGATCCGATGATGGCCGCCGTCGCGCGCATCTGCGCCGAGCGTCACGTCGCTTGCGAGGTCTCGCTCGAGACGCCCATGGCGTGCGGCTACGGCGTCTGCCTCGGCTGCCCCGTCCCGCGCCGCCCCGCGGGCTACCTCTACGCGTGCACCGAGGGGCCGTGCATCGACGCCGCGCTCATCGACTGGGAGCGCGGCCATGGCGTGTCCGCGGGGCAGAAGGCGAGAGGTGCCTCGTGAGCGCGAACGTCGATCTGCGCGTCGACGTGGGTTCGTTGACGCTCAAAAATCCCATCCTCACGGCCTCGGGCACCTTCGGCTACGGGCTCGAGTACGACGACTTCTACGACGTGGCCGAGCTCGGCGGCATCTGCACCAAGGGCCTGAGCCTCGAGCCTCGCCACGGCAACCCACCCGACCGCATCTGCGAGACTGCCGCGGGCATGCTCAACGCGATCGGCCTCGCCAACGTGGGCGTCGAGGCGTTCTGTCGAGACAAGCTGCCCATCCTGCGGCAGCGCGGCGTGACGGTGGTGGCGAACGTCTTCGCGACCACGGTCGACGACTTCGTGAAGCTCGCGCAGCGCGTCGATCAGGAGGAAGGCGTCGCGGCCATCGAGCTCAACGTCTCGTGTCCGAACGTGGACAAGGGCGGGCTCGAGTTCGGCTGCGACGCGCAAGCCGCCGCGCGTGTGACGGCAGCGTGCCGCGCGGTCACGCGCTTGCCGCTCTGGGTGAAGATGTCGCCCGAGGCTGGTGACATCCGCGGCGTGGGCCTCGCGTGTCAGGAGGCGGGCGCGGATGCGCTCACGGCGATCAACACCATCCGCGGGCTCGCCGTCGATCCGCGCACCTGGCGCGCGCGCCTCGCGAACAGGACGGGCGGGTTGTCGGGCCCTGCGCTCAAGCCGCTCGCGCTTCGCATCGTCTGGGATCTCGCGCGCACCGTGCGCATCCCGATCATCGGCATTGGCGGCGTGGCGACTGCGGAGGACGCGGTCGAGTTCCTTCTCGCAGGCGCGACGGCGGTGCAGGTGGGCACCGCGAACTTCGCCGACCCCATGGCCTCGAAGCGCGCCCTCGACGGGCTCGCCGACTACTGCCGCGAGCGCGGCATGAACGCGCGAGATCTGATCGGAAAGATGCGATGAGGTGACGGGGGGCTGCTTCGAGCAGCCCCGCCCGGTCAGCGCTGCTTGAGGGGGTTGTACCTGTCGATCTTGTCCCGCGTGCTCGGCGCGCTCACGTAGTTGCCGCCGCCGGTGCCCTGGGTCGCGAGGCGCGTGCCCGAGAGCCTGAGCGGGTTCAACAGGAGCGGCTTGAGCAGCTCCTTCTCGCGATCGTTCAGCGGCTTCAGGTACTCCTCCACCTTCTTCGCGGCATCGGAGAGCTGCTCGTTCAGGATCGCGATGTCGTTCTGCGTCGGCGGCTGCGGGATGTCGCGCATCACGCGGCGCAGCTCGTTGAGTTTGTCCAGGTACTTCTGGAGCGGCGTGTCCGTGATGGGCATGCCGGGGCGGCCGACGTTCTCGGTAGGCACGCCGAACGAGACGAGGCCCGCGAACGCAGGCGGCACCGTGCTCGGGCGCTCGCCCAGCTTGGCGACGTCGACGTCGAACTTCATGCGCAAGCCGCCGGTCCTCTGCGAGAACTGCTGCGCCATCTTGTCGTTGACGAGCTTGTTGGCTTCCTTCTCGTTGAAGGCGCCGCCGCCCTTCTTGTACTTCTTCCACTGCGTGTGGTTCTCGACCTCGCGCAGCACGCGCAGGTACGGGTAGTCCGTGCGCAGCAGCGTGTCGTAGAGGTCGAGCGCCTCTTTCACCGTGGTCGGCGGCTGCACCGTGATGTCGGAGAGCCAGTCGGTCCACTGCTCGATGTAGCGCGAGTCGTAGTCCTCGGAGAGGCGCTTCAGGTTCACGGGCACCCGGTCGCCCTTCTCATCGGGGCCGAGCGGGATCACCCACTCCTCCGACTCGAGGAGGAAGACGCCGTTGGCAACGTTCACCGACACCCGGTAGCGACCGTTGTCGGTGTAGGGCCCGTCGACCTCCTTCCAGCGCCTGTCCTTCTGGTAGCGCGCGCTCGTCATGGCCTTGGTCACGTCCGGGCGATCGCTGAACAGACGGCCGAGGGACACGGGCGGGAACTTGCGGTTCAGATCGCGATCGTCGCCGGCCTCGTCGTAGCGCTCGTCGATGATGCTGTTGACGAAGAGCGCGTAGTAGCGGTCCTGCACCGGCACTGCCTGAAGCGTGCCGCGGACCTTGTCGACGAGCGCGGCGTCGGGCGGCAAGGGAAGGACCTTCTTCTCCTTCACCAGCTTCAGGTAGTAGCTCACGTGGACCATGAGCCGCTCCTTCAGCTCGAACTCGGGCATGCTGCTCGTCGGCTTCAGGATGTCGGCCCAGAGCGCGGTGAGCTGGCGCGTCTCGTACTCGAGGTCGAGGTGCTCGACGTCGCTCATCATGAGGTACGTCTTCAGGTCGGTCCGCTCGCGCAGGTAGTGCTTGCCCGTCACGCCCTTGAGGCGCTCTTCGAGCTTGGCCTTGCACGGCACCACGAAGCCCTGCTGCAAGAGCGAGACGTAGACCGTGACCGACGGGCGGAAGATGTCCTCGCCGTGGTACATGCCCCAGTCGTTGCCGAAGGGGACGCCGTTCTCGCGGTACTCGTCGAGCTCTTGCAGGCGCTTTCGCACCGGATCG includes:
- a CDS encoding GNAT family N-acetyltransferase codes for the protein MKTETLEVEVTRLVEPGPDAPAIEAIARESFEGPSFSPLEELSRAWARVWIARAGEGEPVGFLVAWHVADELHVLNVASASAARRRGIGSALVREAIAYAVESRVRLVLLEVRRSNTPAIRLYRKFAFHTSGLRAGYYADGEDAVEMALALDPDTGQSLAREDEISLDT
- a CDS encoding dihydroorotate dehydrogenase electron transfer subunit, whose product is MIEAQTRRRLYTFPLHRRDSIGSAYHVLTFEANEPIAALPGQFAMVRSTTWGDAPLLPRPMSLLTGGTRPSILIKVVGEGTMRMAYASSGEQFELLAPLGRPWSPLPEGHRAVFVAGGVGVAPLVFLAQALGEARAGGEMPLALYGGRTHADLPLDAELAAVTELRVATEDGSRGTHGRVTVLLEKALDELSGRAIKVYTCGPDPMMAAVARICAERHVACEVSLETPMACGYGVCLGCPVPRRPAGYLYACTEGPCIDAALIDWERGHGVSAGQKARGAS
- a CDS encoding dihydroorotate dehydrogenase — encoded protein: MSANVDLRVDVGSLTLKNPILTASGTFGYGLEYDDFYDVAELGGICTKGLSLEPRHGNPPDRICETAAGMLNAIGLANVGVEAFCRDKLPILRQRGVTVVANVFATTVDDFVKLAQRVDQEEGVAAIELNVSCPNVDKGGLEFGCDAQAAARVTAACRAVTRLPLWVKMSPEAGDIRGVGLACQEAGADALTAINTIRGLAVDPRTWRARLANRTGGLSGPALKPLALRIVWDLARTVRIPIIGIGGVATAEDAVEFLLAGATAVQVGTANFADPMASKRALDGLADYCRERGMNARDLIGKMR
- a CDS encoding vWA domain-containing protein gives rise to the protein MPSSARSPKRSPLTAILCALPGAAVAASVALFVACSDGDDRLPPKPTLTARPDAGGEGGGGGGGAGPPAPDAGGLCGNEIHQAVIDAPNLYFVLDASGSMEAPFGSGTRYSAVRNAVVDLVRKLGPLVNVGAALFPVKVTDEDTCHVGGQVFPVKGGDPITGEDGPTTVGLRQSTLVTPKGGTPVSPTLVALKGTLTALPGKTFVVIATDGAPNCNESASCSADTCMGVLDGQCDPSENCCAPGGTHGPSFCVDEDATVAAISELAAAGLDVLVIGIPGSEAYAGVLDAMAKAGGSQRAASPFYYPVTDLDGLADTLSSIASIAVKCEFELVDPPSEEGMTNVYFDEELLPYDEPNGWVWKPPSTVALLGEACDRLKGGKVAQVQIVSGCPTGVPK
- the tssM gene encoding type VI secretion system membrane subunit TssM, which translates into the protein MVDPVWWVLSALLALIVWALWFIFDLSLWIPIAGTVAIVLANVVRLLWGRIRASRAATALEKAIAQQGAQQALNARPERRAEIQELQKQVQTGISALKTSKLGKGRRSGAAALYSLPWYVIIGPPGAGKTTALKHSGLVFPFADPRSGGGVRGVGGTRNCDWWFTNEAILLDTAGRYTTEAEDHDEWIAFLQMLKKYRTRRPINGVLVAISIAEIIDASEQQIESTGKKLRARIDEVMTQLQMVVPVYLLFTKCDLVAGFVEFFGDLRKSDRAQAWGATVKLNEDKSNPGMLFERELDVLVKRVHARALKRCAQERNREARERIYQFPLEFAGIKRNMTELVQTIFQINAFQGTPLFRGFYFTSGTQEGRPLDRVLARMGYAMGIRPPETAAQQVTESKSYFLHDVFMNVVFPDGDVAARSAAEMKRQKIMRIAVAATAAVLGLIISIPSISSFVWNRRLLRDTHAKLEEATKINWADGQSPGPKLDQIDPVRKRLQELDEYRENGVPFGNDWGMYHGEDIFRPSVTVYVSLLQQGFVVPCKAKLEERLKGVTGKHYLRERTDLKTYLMMSDVEHLDLEYETRQLTALWADILKPTSSMPEFELKERLMVHVSYYLKLVKEKKVLPLPPDAALVDKVRGTLQAVPVQDRYYALFVNSIIDERYDEAGDDRDLNRKFPPVSLGRLFSDRPDVTKAMTSARYQKDRRWKEVDGPYTDNGRYRVSVNVANGVFLLESEEWVIPLGPDEKGDRVPVNLKRLSEDYDSRYIEQWTDWLSDITVQPPTTVKEALDLYDTLLRTDYPYLRVLREVENHTQWKKYKKGGGAFNEKEANKLVNDKMAQQFSQRTGGLRMKFDVDVAKLGERPSTVPPAFAGLVSFGVPTENVGRPGMPITDTPLQKYLDKLNELRRVMRDIPQPPTQNDIAILNEQLSDAAKKVEEYLKPLNDREKELLKPLLLNPLRLSGTRLATQGTGGGNYVSAPSTRDKIDRYNPLKQR